Proteins co-encoded in one Enterobacter sp. R4-368 genomic window:
- the xylR gene encoding D-xylose utilization transcriptional activator XylR (D-xylose enhances binding of XylR to the xyl promoter and activates transcription.) gives MFEKRHRITLLFNANKAYDRQVVEGVGEYLQASQSEWDIFIEEDFRARIENIKEWLGDGVIADYDDRDIERLLADVDVPIVGVGGSYHTPEHYPPVHYIATDNYALVESAFLHLKEKGVHRFAFYGLPSSSGKRWAAEREHAFCQLVAQEKYRGVVYQGLTTAPENWQHAQNRLADWLQTLPPQTGIIAVTDARARHVLQVCDHLHIPVPEKLCVIGIDNEELTRYLSRVALSSVAQGTRQMGYQAAKLLHRLLDNETMPLQRLLVSPVRVVARRSTDYRSLNDPAVIQAMHYIRNHACKGIKVDQVLDAVGISRSNLEKRFKEEVGETIHAVIHAEKLEKARSLLISTSLSINEISQMCGYPSLQYFYSVFRKEYDSTPKDYRDRYSEILI, from the coding sequence ATGTTTGAGAAGCGCCATCGCATCACATTGTTATTTAATGCCAATAAAGCCTACGACCGCCAGGTTGTCGAAGGGGTCGGCGAGTATTTGCAAGCCTCGCAATCCGAGTGGGATATTTTCATTGAAGAGGATTTTCGCGCCCGCATTGAAAATATCAAAGAGTGGCTGGGCGATGGCGTGATCGCCGATTATGACGATCGGGACATTGAGCGTCTGCTGGCGGATGTCGACGTGCCAATTGTCGGCGTGGGCGGCTCTTATCACACCCCGGAGCACTACCCGCCGGTGCATTACATCGCGACCGACAACTACGCGCTGGTGGAGAGCGCGTTTTTGCATCTGAAAGAGAAAGGCGTGCACCGTTTTGCGTTCTACGGCCTGCCGTCCTCCAGCGGCAAACGTTGGGCGGCAGAACGTGAGCACGCCTTCTGCCAGTTAGTGGCGCAAGAGAAGTACCGCGGCGTGGTTTACCAAGGGCTGACCACAGCGCCTGAGAACTGGCAACATGCGCAAAACCGGCTGGCGGACTGGCTGCAAACGCTGCCGCCGCAGACCGGCATTATCGCCGTGACCGACGCCCGCGCACGTCATGTTCTGCAAGTGTGTGACCATTTACATATTCCGGTGCCGGAAAAACTGTGCGTGATTGGCATCGATAACGAAGAACTCACCCGCTATCTCTCGCGCGTTGCGCTCTCTTCCGTGGCACAGGGAACCCGGCAAATGGGCTACCAGGCGGCGAAGCTACTGCATCGTCTGCTGGATAACGAAACCATGCCGTTACAACGGTTGCTGGTGTCACCGGTACGTGTGGTGGCGCGGCGCTCGACGGATTACCGCTCGCTGAACGACCCGGCGGTGATTCAGGCGATGCATTACATTCGCAATCACGCCTGTAAAGGCATCAAAGTGGATCAGGTACTGGATGCTGTCGGCATCTCGCGTTCAAACCTGGAAAAGCGCTTTAAAGAAGAGGTCGGTGAGACGATTCACGCGGTAATTCATGCGGAGAAACTGGAAAAAGCGCGTAGCCTGTTGATATCGACATCGCTCTCTATCAATGAAATCTCACAGATGTGCGGCTACCCGTCGCTGCAATATTTCTATTCGGTGTTTCGTAAAGAGTACGACAGCACACCAAAAGACTATCGCGACCGCTATAGCGAAATCCTTATTTAG
- a CDS encoding protein bax has product MISIPMRRLGATILMFSTLIFSGGVLAKTHTETASHKAHVTKASVKKQASSKQEYSRNSVKSSSLPDLRKYPSGTPRKKAFLRTVMPYITSKNSAITAERNWLLSKQYNSQWSPAERARLKDITQRYKISWNGNTRRIPWNALLERVDIIPDSMVATMAAAESGWGTSKLARTNNNLFGMKCAKGACKNGAGKVKGYSHFNSLQESVDAYVTNLNTHTAYASFRKSRAQLRKADQEVTATNMIHKLKGYSTRGESYNNYLFAMYQDNQQLIAAHM; this is encoded by the coding sequence ATGATATCGATACCCATGCGACGACTTGGGGCCACGATACTCATGTTTTCCACCTTGATATTTTCAGGTGGGGTGCTGGCGAAGACGCACACAGAAACAGCGAGTCACAAAGCCCACGTCACTAAGGCAAGCGTAAAAAAACAGGCAAGCAGTAAACAAGAGTATTCTCGCAATAGTGTAAAAAGTAGTTCACTTCCTGATTTGCGAAAATACCCTTCCGGAACACCAAGGAAAAAAGCGTTTCTCCGGACGGTAATGCCTTATATCACCAGTAAAAACTCTGCGATTACCGCCGAGCGTAACTGGTTGTTGTCAAAACAGTACAATAGCCAATGGTCGCCTGCCGAGCGCGCGCGTCTGAAGGATATTACGCAACGCTACAAAATCAGCTGGAACGGGAATACGCGCCGTATTCCATGGAACGCCCTGCTGGAGCGTGTAGACATTATCCCGGACAGCATGGTTGCGACTATGGCGGCAGCGGAAAGTGGTTGGGGTACGTCAAAACTGGCGCGTACCAACAACAATCTGTTTGGCATGAAATGTGCGAAAGGTGCCTGTAAAAACGGGGCTGGCAAAGTGAAAGGTTACTCTCACTTTAACTCCCTGCAGGAATCGGTGGATGCTTACGTCACCAACCTGAATACGCACACGGCCTATGCGTCATTCCGTAAATCCCGTGCGCAGCTGCGCAAAGCGGATCAGGAAGTGACGGCGACCAACATGATTCACAAGCTGAAGGGTTACTCAACCCGTGGCGAGAGTTACAACAACTACCTGTTTGCCATGTATCAGGACAATCAGCAGTTAATCGCCGCCCATATGTAA
- a CDS encoding alpha-amylase, translating into MKHSAFLLLLLPGIALADWSAAGFPPLTDDGTGLWRSQAALKKGEHPIALQQGQQCWQPASDIKLNQMLSMKPCSGSAPQWRIFRDGDYQIQLDTRSGTPTLLLSVKSEASDTPAKPARQCPVRDDKPLTVPVGNTFPEGSLVRDFYSQQTATVRDGKITLQPAAESDGLLLLEKAQTQGAAPFEWHNATVYFVLTDRFVNGNPANDNSYGRHKDGMQEIGTFHGGDLQGLTSKLDYLQQLGVNALWISSPLEQIHGWVGGGTKGDFPHYAYHGYYTQDWTRLDANMGSEDDLRKLVDEAHQRGIRVLFDVVMNHTGYATLADMQTFQFGALYLKDEERKKILGEHWTDWRPTAGQSWHSFNDYINFSDKTAWQNWWGKNWIRTDIGDYDNPGFDDLTMSLAFLPDLKTESTTPSGLPVFYRHKPDTRAREIAGFTPRDYLTHWLSEWVREYGIDGFRIDTAKHVELAAWQQLKTQATAALAEWKKANPQKKIDDAPFWMTGESWGHGVMQSDYYRHGFDAMINFDYQQQAADAVSCLANMDTVWQQMADKLQSFNVLSYLSSHDTRLFREGGQQAAELLLLAPGAVQIFYGDESARPFGPTGSDPLQGTRSDMNWQDLDGKSAAGLRHWQTLGQFRARHPALGMGKQTTLTLPQGYGFVREQGDDKVMVVWAGAARH; encoded by the coding sequence ATGAAACACTCCGCGTTTTTACTGCTGTTGCTTCCCGGCATCGCTCTCGCCGACTGGTCCGCCGCTGGTTTTCCCCCTTTAACTGACGACGGCACCGGTCTCTGGCGCAGCCAGGCCGCGCTGAAAAAAGGCGAGCATCCAATCGCGTTACAGCAGGGTCAGCAGTGCTGGCAGCCCGCCAGCGACATCAAGCTGAACCAAATGCTTTCGATGAAGCCTTGCAGCGGCAGTGCGCCACAGTGGCGGATATTCCGTGATGGCGATTACCAGATACAACTCGATACCCGCTCCGGCACACCAACGTTGCTGCTCAGTGTCAAAAGCGAGGCCAGCGATACGCCTGCCAAACCAGCGCGCCAGTGTCCGGTGCGTGACGATAAGCCGCTGACCGTGCCTGTTGGCAACACCTTCCCGGAAGGCAGCCTGGTACGCGATTTCTACAGCCAGCAAACCGCCACGGTACGCGACGGGAAAATTACCCTGCAACCCGCAGCGGAAAGTGACGGTCTTCTGTTGCTGGAAAAAGCGCAAACGCAGGGTGCAGCTCCGTTCGAGTGGCATAACGCCACGGTCTATTTCGTGCTTACCGATCGCTTTGTGAATGGTAATCCCGCCAATGACAACAGCTACGGGCGGCATAAAGATGGTATGCAGGAGATTGGCACCTTTCACGGCGGCGACCTGCAAGGGCTAACCAGCAAACTGGATTACTTGCAGCAACTGGGGGTCAACGCGTTATGGATAAGTTCGCCGCTGGAGCAGATCCACGGCTGGGTTGGCGGTGGTACAAAAGGGGATTTCCCCCACTATGCCTACCACGGTTATTACACGCAGGACTGGACGCGCCTCGACGCCAACATGGGCAGCGAAGACGATCTGCGTAAATTAGTTGATGAAGCGCACCAGCGCGGCATTCGCGTGCTGTTTGACGTGGTGATGAATCACACCGGCTATGCGACGCTGGCCGATATGCAAACCTTCCAGTTCGGCGCGCTGTATCTGAAAGACGAGGAGCGCAAGAAAATCCTCGGCGAGCACTGGACAGACTGGCGTCCCACCGCCGGGCAAAGCTGGCACAGCTTCAATGATTACATCAACTTTAGCGATAAAACCGCCTGGCAGAACTGGTGGGGCAAAAACTGGATCCGCACTGATATCGGCGATTATGACAACCCCGGTTTTGACGACCTCACCATGTCGCTGGCGTTTTTGCCGGATTTGAAAACCGAATCCACCACTCCTTCCGGGCTGCCGGTGTTTTATCGCCACAAACCGGATACGCGCGCACGCGAAATCGCAGGGTTTACACCGCGCGATTACCTTACCCATTGGCTCAGCGAGTGGGTGCGCGAGTACGGCATTGACGGTTTTCGCATTGATACGGCTAAACATGTCGAGCTGGCAGCCTGGCAACAATTAAAAACGCAGGCCACGGCGGCGCTCGCCGAATGGAAAAAGGCCAATCCGCAGAAAAAAATCGATGACGCCCCTTTCTGGATGACCGGCGAATCCTGGGGCCATGGTGTGATGCAGAGTGATTACTACCGCCATGGCTTTGATGCGATGATCAATTTTGACTATCAGCAACAGGCCGCCGACGCGGTATCGTGTCTGGCGAATATGGATACTGTCTGGCAACAGATGGCCGACAAACTGCAAAGCTTTAATGTGCTGAGCTATCTCTCCTCGCACGATACCCGCTTGTTCCGTGAGGGCGGTCAGCAAGCCGCAGAGCTTTTGCTGCTCGCCCCCGGCGCGGTGCAGATCTTTTACGGTGATGAAAGCGCGCGGCCGTTTGGCCCGACAGGATCCGATCCGCTACAAGGTACGCGATCGGATATGAACTGGCAGGATCTCGACGGCAAAAGTGCCGCCGGCCTGCGGCACTGGCAAACATTGGGCCAGTTCCGCGCGCGCCACCCGGCGCTGGGCATGGGCAAACAGACCACGCTTACGCTGCCACAGGGCTACGGTTTTGTGCGTGAACAGGGTGATGACAAAGTGATGGTGGTCTGGGCGGGCGCGGCTCGCCACTGA
- the avtA gene encoding valine--pyruvate transaminase, translating into MTFSLFGDKFTRHAGITRLMEDLNDGLRTPGAIMLGGGNPAQIPAMTDYFHNLLADMVENGKATDALCNYDGPQGKTVLLTALASMLREELGWDIEPQNIALTNGSQSAFFYLFNLFAGRRADGSTRKVLFPLAPEYIGYADSGLEEDLFVSARPNIELLPDGQFKYHVDFEHLHIGEETGMICVSRPTNPTGNVITDEELMKLDVLANQHNIPLVIDNAYGVPFPGIIFSEARPLWNPNIILCMSLSKLGLPGSRCGIIIASEKIISAIRNMNGIISLAPGGIGPAMMCEMIKRKDLLRLSEEVIKPFYYQRVQETIATLRRYLPEERCLIHKPEGAIFLWLWFKDLPISTELLYQRLKKRGVLMVPGDYFFPGLDKPWPHTHQCMRMNYVPEPELIEAGVKILAEEIEKAWQEN; encoded by the coding sequence ATGACATTTTCACTTTTCGGCGACAAATTTACCCGCCATGCAGGCATTACGCGCCTGATGGAGGATCTCAACGACGGTTTACGCACCCCTGGCGCTATCATGCTCGGCGGCGGTAACCCGGCACAAATCCCGGCGATGACCGATTACTTCCACAACCTGCTTGCAGACATGGTGGAAAACGGCAAAGCGACTGATGCGCTGTGCAATTATGACGGCCCGCAGGGTAAAACGGTGCTACTGACGGCGCTGGCAAGTATGCTGCGTGAAGAGTTAGGTTGGGATATTGAGCCACAGAATATTGCACTAACAAACGGCAGCCAGAGCGCGTTTTTCTACTTGTTCAACCTGTTTGCTGGCCGTCGCGCCGATGGAAGCACCAGAAAAGTGCTTTTCCCGCTGGCACCGGAGTACATCGGTTATGCCGATTCCGGGCTGGAAGAAGATCTGTTTGTCTCCGCGCGCCCCAATATTGAACTGCTGCCGGACGGGCAGTTTAAGTACCATGTCGATTTTGAACACCTGCATATTGGCGAAGAGACCGGCATGATCTGCGTCTCACGCCCGACCAACCCGACCGGCAACGTGATCACTGACGAAGAGCTGATGAAGCTGGATGTGCTGGCGAATCAGCACAACATTCCGCTGGTGATTGATAACGCTTACGGCGTCCCTTTCCCGGGCATTATCTTTAGCGAAGCGCGCCCGTTGTGGAATCCGAACATTATTCTGTGCATGAGCCTGTCGAAGCTGGGTCTGCCGGGCAGCCGCTGCGGCATCATCATCGCCAGCGAAAAAATCATCTCCGCCATTCGCAATATGAACGGCATTATCAGCCTCGCGCCAGGCGGCATTGGCCCGGCGATGATGTGCGAAATGATTAAGCGCAAAGATTTGCTGCGCCTTTCTGAAGAGGTGATCAAACCGTTTTATTACCAGCGGGTACAGGAAACGATCGCCACGCTGCGTCGCTATTTACCGGAAGAGCGCTGCCTTATTCACAAACCGGAAGGGGCGATTTTCCTCTGGCTGTGGTTTAAAGACCTGCCGATCAGCACCGAGCTGCTGTATCAACGGCTGAAAAAACGCGGCGTGCTGATGGTACCTGGCGACTACTTCTTCCCGGGGCTGGATAAACCCTGGCCGCACACGCATCAGTGCATGCGCATGAACTATGTGCCGGAGCCGGAGCTTATCGAAGCGGGCGTGAAAATCCTCGCCGAAGAGATTGAAAAAGCCTGGCAGGAAAACTAA
- a CDS encoding 4Fe-4S dicluster domain-containing protein, whose product MNRFIIADAAKCIGCRTCEVACVVSHEDNQDCSGVKPATFSARIRVVKTGDFSTAVTCHHCEDAPCANVCPVGAIGRANGAVLVEQSRCIGCKSCMIACPFGAIQVMRVENRAQALKCDLCQHRENGPACVEACPTNALRCINPAQLRENRLQSQRR is encoded by the coding sequence ATGAACCGTTTTATTATCGCTGATGCGGCCAAATGCATTGGTTGTCGCACCTGCGAAGTGGCGTGTGTGGTGTCGCATGAAGATAATCAGGACTGCTCGGGTGTGAAGCCCGCGACCTTTTCTGCACGCATCCGCGTGGTGAAAACAGGCGATTTCTCCACTGCTGTCACCTGCCATCATTGTGAAGACGCACCCTGCGCCAATGTCTGCCCGGTCGGTGCGATCGGTCGGGCCAATGGGGCGGTGCTGGTTGAGCAATCGCGCTGTATCGGCTGCAAAAGCTGCATGATTGCCTGCCCGTTTGGTGCCATACAGGTGATGCGCGTTGAGAACCGGGCGCAGGCGCTGAAGTGCGATCTGTGCCAGCATCGCGAAAACGGCCCGGCCTGTGTCGAAGCCTGCCCGACCAACGCGCTGCGTTGCATAAACCCGGCACAACTTCGCGAGAACCGGCTACAAAGCCAGCGGCGCTAG
- the selB gene encoding selenocysteine-specific translation elongation factor, with protein MIIATAGHVDHGKTTLIEAITGVNADRLPEEKKRGMTIDLGYAYWPQPDGRVPGFIDVPGHEKFLSNMLAGVGGIDHALLVVACDDGVMAQTREHLAILQLTGNPALTVALTKADRVDEARIADVRAEVQNTLQAFGYPQATLFVTAATEQRGIAELREHLLQLPERAHPEHQRFRLALDRAFTVKGAGLVVTGTALSGDVRVGDTLWLTGANTPMRVRGLHAQNQPVEHAHAGQRIALNIAGDAEKEALSRGDWLLSQQPDEPTERLIVALQTHVPLTQWQPLHIHHAASHVTGRVSLLENGLAELVLDTPLWLADNDLLVLRDISARTTLAGARVVTLNSPRRGKRKADYLAWIGELAQTKDDAQALAVHLSRGAVDLRAFGWARQLSSSGLAALLDNPGFIRAGDNLLNAPVAARWQRKLLDTLATYHEQHREEPGPGRERLRRMALPMEDEALVLTLIELMRESGDIHSHHGWLHLPEHKAGFSDEQAQLWQKVSPLFGDEPWWVRDLAREIGVDEQVMRGVLRQAAQQGLITAIVKDRYYRNDRIVTFASMIRDLDEARGSTSAADFRDTLNVGRKLAIQILEYFDRIGFTRRRGNDHILRDKALFLKE; from the coding sequence ATGATTATTGCCACTGCCGGGCACGTCGACCACGGCAAAACCACCCTGATTGAAGCGATTACGGGCGTGAATGCCGATCGCCTGCCGGAAGAGAAAAAACGTGGCATGACCATCGATCTCGGTTATGCCTACTGGCCGCAGCCGGATGGTCGCGTGCCGGGTTTTATTGATGTGCCAGGACATGAAAAATTCCTCTCTAATATGCTGGCGGGCGTTGGCGGCATTGACCATGCCCTGCTGGTGGTGGCGTGTGACGATGGCGTGATGGCGCAGACGCGTGAGCATCTGGCGATTTTACAACTGACCGGCAACCCGGCGCTGACGGTGGCGCTAACGAAGGCCGATCGCGTGGATGAGGCGCGCATTGCCGACGTGCGCGCGGAAGTACAAAACACGCTCCAGGCCTTTGGTTACCCGCAGGCGACGCTGTTTGTCACCGCCGCCACGGAACAGCGCGGCATTGCTGAGCTGCGTGAACATCTGTTGCAGTTGCCAGAACGCGCCCACCCTGAGCATCAGCGTTTCCGCCTGGCGCTCGATCGTGCTTTCACGGTGAAAGGTGCGGGGTTGGTGGTAACGGGAACGGCACTTTCCGGCGATGTCCGCGTAGGCGATACGCTGTGGCTGACCGGGGCGAATACACCGATGCGCGTGCGCGGGTTACATGCGCAGAATCAACCAGTTGAACACGCTCATGCCGGGCAACGCATCGCGCTGAATATTGCCGGTGATGCGGAAAAAGAGGCGCTCAGCCGCGGTGACTGGCTGTTGTCGCAGCAACCCGACGAACCGACCGAGCGGCTGATTGTCGCCCTGCAAACTCATGTTCCACTGACGCAATGGCAGCCATTGCATATTCACCATGCCGCCAGCCATGTTACCGGGCGCGTGTCGCTGCTGGAAAATGGCCTTGCCGAACTGGTGCTCGATACGCCGCTGTGGCTGGCGGACAACGATCTGCTGGTGCTGCGCGATATCTCCGCGCGCACGACGCTTGCGGGGGCGCGCGTGGTGACGCTGAACTCGCCGCGTCGCGGTAAACGCAAGGCAGATTATCTGGCGTGGATTGGTGAACTGGCGCAGACCAAAGACGACGCCCAGGCGCTGGCCGTGCATTTATCGCGCGGGGCGGTGGATCTGCGCGCGTTTGGCTGGGCGCGCCAGTTAAGCAGCAGCGGGCTGGCGGCGTTACTCGATAACCCCGGTTTTATCCGGGCGGGTGATAACCTGCTTAATGCGCCGGTGGCGGCGCGCTGGCAGCGTAAGTTGCTGGACACGCTGGCGACTTACCATGAACAGCACCGCGAAGAGCCGGGTCCAGGGCGCGAACGCCTGCGACGTATGGCGCTGCCGATGGAAGATGAAGCACTGGTATTAACGCTGATTGAACTGATGCGGGAGAGCGGCGATATCCACAGCCACCACGGCTGGCTGCACTTGCCGGAGCATAAAGCGGGTTTCAGCGACGAGCAGGCCCAGCTTTGGCAAAAAGTCTCACCGCTGTTTGGCGACGAACCCTGGTGGGTGCGGGATTTAGCCCGCGAAATCGGTGTCGATGAGCAGGTGATGCGCGGCGTATTACGACAGGCGGCACAGCAGGGGCTGATTACGGCGATCGTCAAAGATCGTTATTACCGCAACGATCGCATTGTGACTTTTGCCAGCATGATCCGCGATCTTGATGAAGCGCGCGGCTCGACCAGCGCGGCGGATTTTCGCGATACATTGAATGTGGGGCGCAAACTGGCGATTCAGATCCTGGAATATTTCGACCGCATTGGTTTTACCCGCCGCCGTGGCAATGACCACATCCTGCGCGACAAGGCGTTATTCCTCAAAGAGTGA
- the selA gene encoding L-seryl-tRNA(Sec) selenium transferase, whose amino-acid sequence MTTLYSQIPSTDRLLRDEAFATLLATFGHSRVAQTLRQLQDEARAQIREAQTLPAWCSDWAAAAQQRLEQRDSSALRPVFNLSGTVLHTNLGRAVQAQAAIDAVAQVMGSPVTLEYDLDGAGRGHRDRALADLLCQLTGAEDACIVNNNAAAVLLMLAATAAGREVVVSRGELVEIGGAFRIPDVMRQAGCVLHEVGTTNRTHAKDYRQAINDSTALLMKVHTSNYHIEGFTKAVDEAELVALGEEHALPVIVDLGSGSLVDLSRYGLPQEPMPQTLIAAGVSLVSFSGDKLLGGPQAGIIVGKKALIEQLQQHPLKRALRADKMTLAALEATLRLYLHPEKLAESLPTLRYLTRPEAEIREQAQRLCTALTARYHEFDLRVEACLSQIGSGSLPVDRLPGAALTFTPRDGSGRRVEALAAQWRALPQPVIGRIYDGRLWLDCRCVDDESRLLEMLLK is encoded by the coding sequence ATGACAACTCTTTACAGCCAGATCCCTTCGACCGATCGCCTGTTACGTGACGAGGCGTTCGCCACTTTATTAGCCACTTTCGGCCACAGTCGCGTGGCGCAAACGCTGCGTCAGCTTCAGGACGAGGCGCGCGCGCAGATCCGTGAAGCACAAACGTTACCTGCCTGGTGCTCCGACTGGGCAGCGGCGGCGCAACAGCGGCTGGAACAGCGCGACAGCAGCGCGCTGCGCCCGGTGTTTAACCTGAGCGGTACGGTGCTGCACACGAATTTAGGCCGCGCGGTACAAGCGCAGGCCGCTATTGATGCCGTCGCGCAGGTAATGGGCTCGCCGGTGACGCTCGAATATGATCTCGACGGCGCGGGGCGTGGTCATCGCGATCGCGCCCTGGCCGATCTTCTCTGTCAGCTTACCGGCGCGGAAGATGCCTGCATCGTTAATAACAATGCCGCAGCGGTGTTACTGATGCTGGCAGCCACTGCGGCTGGCCGCGAAGTGGTGGTGTCACGCGGCGAACTGGTGGAAATTGGTGGCGCGTTTCGCATTCCGGACGTGATGCGCCAGGCGGGCTGTGTGCTGCACGAAGTCGGCACCACCAACCGCACGCATGCGAAAGATTATCGCCAGGCGATTAACGACAGCACCGCGCTGCTGATGAAAGTCCACACCAGTAATTATCATATCGAAGGCTTTACCAAAGCGGTGGATGAAGCGGAGCTGGTGGCGCTGGGCGAAGAGCATGCGCTACCGGTGATTGTCGATCTCGGCAGTGGTTCGCTGGTCGATTTAAGCCGCTACGGTTTGCCGCAGGAACCGATGCCGCAAACGCTGATTGCCGCTGGTGTCAGCCTGGTGAGTTTCTCCGGCGATAAGCTGCTCGGCGGTCCGCAGGCGGGCATTATCGTGGGCAAAAAAGCGTTGATTGAGCAGTTGCAGCAACATCCGTTAAAACGCGCGCTGCGGGCGGATAAAATGACGCTGGCGGCGCTGGAGGCGACGTTACGCCTCTATCTGCACCCGGAAAAACTCGCTGAGAGCCTGCCGACACTGCGTTACTTAACCCGCCCGGAGGCGGAAATTCGCGAGCAGGCGCAGCGCTTATGCACGGCGTTGACGGCGCGTTATCACGAATTTGATCTGCGCGTGGAAGCCTGCCTGTCACAAATTGGCAGCGGTTCGCTGCCGGTTGACAGGTTGCCGGGCGCGGCGCTGACGTTTACTCCGCGCGATGGCAGTGGCCGTCGTGTGGAGGCGCTGGCCGCGCAGTGGCGGGCGCTGCCGCAGCCGGTGATTGGCCGTATTTACGATGGTCGCCTGTGGCTGGACTGTCGCTGTGTTGATGATGAATCCCGCTTGCTGGAGATGTTGCTGAAATGA
- a CDS encoding glutathione S-transferase, with translation MKLIGSYTSPFVRKISVILLEKGITFEFINEQPYNAVNSVAQYNPLGKVPALVTDDGEVWYDSPIIAEYIDLLNIAPAMLPTDRKAALKIRQLEALADGIMDAALVSVRELARPVEQQSETELLRQREKVSRGLDALENYLKDGTLGVDDLNLATVAIACAISYLNFRHVSPGWCVDRPLLVKLVENLFQRESFARTEPPKA, from the coding sequence ATGAAACTGATCGGCAGCTATACCAGCCCTTTTGTACGCAAAATATCGGTGATCCTGCTGGAAAAGGGCATCACCTTCGAATTTATCAATGAACAGCCTTATAACGCCGTTAATAGCGTGGCGCAGTACAACCCGCTTGGCAAAGTTCCGGCGCTGGTAACCGATGATGGCGAAGTGTGGTACGACTCGCCGATCATCGCGGAATACATTGATTTACTGAATATCGCTCCGGCCATGCTGCCCACCGATCGCAAAGCGGCATTGAAAATTCGCCAACTCGAAGCGCTGGCCGATGGCATTATGGATGCGGCGCTGGTCTCGGTTCGCGAGCTGGCGCGCCCGGTCGAACAGCAGTCGGAGACTGAACTGTTACGCCAGCGGGAAAAGGTTTCGCGCGGGCTGGATGCGCTGGAAAACTATCTTAAAGATGGCACGCTGGGCGTGGACGATCTGAATCTGGCGACAGTGGCAATTGCCTGCGCCATTAGTTATCTCAATTTCCGCCATGTTTCACCCGGCTGGTGTGTTGATCGTCCACTGCTGGTAAAGCTGGTGGAAAATCTGTTCCAGCGCGAGAGTTTCGCCCGCACCGAACCGCCGAAGGCTTGA